The following is a genomic window from Sphingobacterium spiritivorum.
TTATGCTGTTATCTTTATCTTTTACAGTGAGATGCAGGCTTTCCCCGGTGAAGTAATTCCCAAAGAAAAGTTGACATATATCCTTGAATTCATCCACTTTATAATCATTGATCTGCAGAATAATATCTCCACGTTTCAAGCCTGCTTTTTCAGCGTTCGAACCTTCGTATACGACAGAGGCTATATAGTCATCGTTGACAAGCTGGGAATCGAAACCGTAAAAATTGCCGTTTGTAACGATCTGTCTGAACTGATGAGGATGAAAATAAAAATGTTTGTGCAAATAATCGAGCGTGATTATTCCAAACTTACCTACAGGCATGCCTATCGCATTCTTATTTTTGTTTTCTGATACATTCGTCACGATACTATCCAGAATTCCCGGGCCAATTTCAAGTTGATTAAGCAGAATTCTGAGTTCCTCACCCTCTTTTCCTGCACCAAAGAGTCCCGATGACACAGAGCCTTTGCCTTTGTAAAGCGCTTTCGCTTCTCCCTTTTTACTCAGTTCGCTGTAGGTAACATAAGATAATGCTAAAAGTTTATCCGAACCGCTGTCAAATAAAACCCTGAATGGAGTACTGACTGCAATTTTTATATCCAAAAAGGGCCTGCTGTTTTTGTCAAAAGCCAGAGATATTCTCTCGTCAGGAAGTAGGGAGAAGTTTTCGATTTTATCGCTCAGGATCAACCATTTTTTTTCAAGATCAATCTGTACAATACAATGCTTAAGGATTGTACTTCCTAAAAGTCCGTCCACAGCAAAACACTGCAAAAGCCCGCTGGCAGACAAATCATAAACCAATGCCTGTGTATTTGAAAAAGAGACATTTCCAACTTGAATTTCAGGCATTTTTACAACAGGAATGTCGTTGGATCTGCCGGTCACATCAGTTGTCTCTATTTTATGTTTGGATTTAAGGTTCAGTTCTGCACGTAACTGTTCCGATATCAGAAAAGGCGCACCGGTATCCAGTATAAATCTCCTTTCCTTATTTTCAATGGTCAGTTTAACAATTATTTTGTTCTTCACATATTCAAAAGGTATCGTATCGCAGAAATTGGAAGTATGGATTTTTGAAGCATTCAGATTTTGTGCATGACAAATAGCAGGTAATGCTAAAAGTAATACCACAATGGCAATTAGAAAAGACTTAGACAGGGGCATTGTTCAGTAACGATTAAAAATCACAGTCCACAAGATAGTAAAATTGTATTTACTTATAGTCACTAAAAATTCCAATAAAAAATATACTTTGTAATAGTATTGCATATAATAATTTCATACATTTATAAGATCATGAAGTGTCTTATAGTCATATGGGCCTTTTATTTTGTTGCGCTATCTGTAGTTCCGTGCAGTGACGATATAAATAAATGTGAAGATGTATCTTCTTCCCGGCAAAATGCTGAAGATCCGCTGCTTCATGATCACAATCAGGATCAGGATGATTACTGTTCTCCTTTCTGTCAATGTAGCTGTTGTAGTGTTACATTGGCCGTATTTCATTTTGAAATACTACATATTTCCGAACCTTTTTCTCAATTTACGTCTGATCATGTGGCAATAACAGATTCATTTGTTGTTCGCACATACAGCGGAGGTATCTGGCAGCCACCTCAGGCAATAGCTTAGTTACGAAGGCTGATAGCTCCTGATGCGGGAGCTACAGAACTTATCTTACTCTCTTTAGTCTGTATGAGCAGACAAAAGCAGAAACACTGTTAGTCAATTACAACTTACTGAAAAACAATTAACGAAAAGAACGTTTTTTTTGCATTGTTTCTGTTATTTAGTTTCTTTACTATTATTGAGGAAAATATTCGCAAACATACACTCTACAATATGGTTTTTTATAACAGGTTATCTGGTTGCAAGGGTCGGGTATCTGATCCTGAAATGGTTAAAGACTAATCCCCCGTTCTTCAATGAAAACTGATAAAATAAGTAAAGCCATGAAAAATGAAATAGAAAATAAGCTCAGGGATAAGAATACAAAGCCAACAAGCATGCGCATATTGGTCTATGATTTCTTAGCTTCTCAGCAGATTGCTTTGTCTCTTTCGGAAATTGAAAATTATTTTTATCCTGCAGATCGCATCACCTTGTACCGCACACTAAAAACTTTCGAAGAGAAAGGAATAGTCCACAGCATACAGGAGAATAACACCAGCAAATACCGATTGTGCAGTGATGACTGCAGTGAACAGGTACACAGAGACTGGCATCTGCATTTATATTGCAAGATATGTAAGCAGACAACCTGCAGGACAGACATTAGTTTCAAACAACCGGTAGATGCTACCGTGCAGATAGACGAAGTAAGATTATTTGCCAAAGGTATATGTGAAAACTGTTTGCATAAAAGTATGCAATAGTATTGCAGTTAAAAGCTGATTAGCTTTGTACCACTGGATAAATGATGAAGTATCGTAATAAATAAACTATCAAATCATGACAACAAAAAACAACAATAAACCGGAAAGTAATCAGGATTGCTGTACGTATACTGAAAAAATATATGAAAAAGCAGGTGCTAAGAATCTGATAGACGGCACCCATAAAAAGAATGATCATCATCACGATCATGCAGGACATAGTCATGATGATGGACATGATCACGACCACGACCATGATCATTCCAATTTTGAAGGAGGAGCATTTAAACTCTTTTTGCCTGCTATCATTTCTTTTGTTCTGTTGATATTGGCTATTACTTTTGATAACTGGCTGCCTCAGACCTGGTTTACAGGATGGACAAGGACGATTTGGTATGTCATTGCTTATATACCTGTAGGTTTTCCGGTTATTAAGGATGCTCTAGTCAGCGTAGGCAA
Proteins encoded in this region:
- a CDS encoding Fur family transcriptional regulator; its protein translation is MKNEIENKLRDKNTKPTSMRILVYDFLASQQIALSLSEIENYFYPADRITLYRTLKTFEEKGIVHSIQENNTSKYRLCSDDCSEQVHRDWHLHLYCKICKQTTCRTDISFKQPVDATVQIDEVRLFAKGICENCLHKSMQ
- a CDS encoding DUF6660 family protein, whose translation is MKCLIVIWAFYFVALSVVPCSDDINKCEDVSSSRQNAEDPLLHDHNQDQDDYCSPFCQCSCCSVTLAVFHFEILHISEPFSQFTSDHVAITDSFVVRTYSGGIWQPPQAIA
- a CDS encoding aspartyl protease family protein, encoding MPLSKSFLIAIVVLLLALPAICHAQNLNASKIHTSNFCDTIPFEYVKNKIIVKLTIENKERRFILDTGAPFLISEQLRAELNLKSKHKIETTDVTGRSNDIPVVKMPEIQVGNVSFSNTQALVYDLSASGLLQCFAVDGLLGSTILKHCIVQIDLEKKWLILSDKIENFSLLPDERISLAFDKNSRPFLDIKIAVSTPFRVLFDSGSDKLLALSYVTYSELSKKGEAKALYKGKGSVSSGLFGAGKEGEELRILLNQLEIGPGILDSIVTNVSENKNKNAIGMPVGKFGIITLDYLHKHFYFHPHQFRQIVTNGNFYGFDSQLVNDDYIASVVYEGSNAEKAGLKRGDIILQINDYKVDEFKDICQLFFGNYFTGESLHLTVKDKDNSIKTVKIEKE